A single Paracholeplasma manati DNA region contains:
- a CDS encoding adenylosuccinate synthase, whose product MQTLVVVGTQWGDEGKGKITDYLAQKSDLVVRYQGGNNAGHTIVLEGVKYALHTIPSGILNPKIDNVLGNGMVINPKALLEELKKLEGKTYHMHISDKAHIIMPYHMAFDSIRESKLKQKIGTTKKGIGPAYTDKAERSGIRMGEFVDLDVFKNKLQEVLEYKNQLADLYGVERFDFESMYAEYSVYAQALKPFVENTSKFVNDAISKGKKVLFEGAQGTLLCLDHGTYPFVTSSSPTAASVPINVGIAPWLIQGAVGVTKAYTTRVGEGPLPTELFDQIGSDIREKGHEYGTTTGRPRRVGWLDLVLIKHAKLSGGLSGLAVTLLDVLSGQPEIMVCTAYELDGKIIDEVPSLIGDFERVKPIYTTLKGWSEDITAVKSYDDLPINTKNYLRFIEEETGIPVVIFSVGPDRNQTIEVKNIF is encoded by the coding sequence ATGCAAACACTCGTAGTTGTTGGAACACAATGGGGCGATGAAGGTAAAGGAAAGATCACCGATTATCTAGCTCAAAAAAGTGATTTAGTGGTGAGATATCAAGGCGGTAATAATGCGGGACATACCATCGTATTAGAAGGTGTGAAGTATGCACTACACACCATTCCTTCAGGCATATTAAATCCAAAGATTGATAATGTCTTAGGTAATGGGATGGTCATCAATCCAAAAGCTTTATTAGAAGAATTGAAAAAACTCGAAGGCAAGACTTATCATATGCACATCTCAGATAAGGCACACATCATCATGCCTTACCATATGGCATTTGATTCGATTAGAGAATCGAAATTAAAACAAAAGATAGGAACGACTAAAAAAGGCATTGGACCAGCCTATACCGACAAAGCAGAACGCTCCGGTATTCGTATGGGTGAATTTGTCGATTTAGACGTCTTTAAAAATAAACTCCAAGAAGTACTTGAATATAAGAACCAACTCGCGGACTTATACGGCGTAGAACGATTCGACTTCGAATCGATGTACGCTGAATACAGTGTGTATGCACAAGCATTAAAGCCATTTGTTGAAAACACCTCGAAATTCGTTAATGACGCCATTTCCAAAGGTAAGAAAGTGTTGTTTGAAGGGGCTCAAGGCACACTCCTTTGTCTCGATCACGGCACCTATCCATTCGTCACCAGTTCATCACCTACCGCAGCGTCGGTACCCATCAATGTGGGTATCGCACCTTGGTTAATTCAAGGGGCTGTTGGCGTTACTAAGGCTTATACCACCCGTGTTGGAGAAGGCCCACTACCGACAGAACTATTTGATCAAATCGGTTCTGATATTCGTGAAAAAGGCCATGAATATGGCACAACCACCGGACGTCCTAGACGTGTTGGTTGGTTAGACCTTGTTTTGATCAAGCATGCAAAACTATCCGGTGGATTGTCTGGACTCGCAGTCACGTTATTAGACGTACTCTCTGGTCAACCAGAAATCATGGTTTGTACAGCCTATGAACTCGATGGCAAAATCATCGATGAAGTACCTAGTTTGATTGGTGACTTCGAAAGAGTTAAACCGATCTATACGACCTTGAAAGGTTGGTCTGAAGACATTACAGCGGTGAAGTCTTATGATGACTTACCAATTAATACCAAGAACTATCTCCGTTTTATCGAAGAAGAAACAGGTATTCCAGTAGTTATATTCTCTGTTGGACCGGATAGAAATCAAACCATTGAAGTGAAAAACATATTCTAA
- the glnA gene encoding type I glutamate--ammonia ligase codes for MYTREDILQLAKDNDVRYVRLQFTDMLGTVKNVEIPVTNLHKALDNDVMFDGSSIKGFVRIDEADMYLYPDLNTWLVLEWEKPPFGKVARLICDVYKSDRTPYEADPRFVLKKNLAELKKLGFDKFNVGVEPEFFLFKLDAHGKPTMEFSDMGGYFDLSPIDGSEDVRRDIVLELQKMGFEMEVSHHEVAYGQHEINFHFDNALEACDNIQTFKVLVKNVARRHGYHATFMPKPVQGINGSGMHSNLSISDKDGKNVFYDPSVENGLSKTALHFIAGVMKHAQEFGLVTNPIVNSYKRLVPGYEAPVYIAWSDSNRSTMIRIPAARGKGQRIEVRSVDPAANPYLAMAVLLASGLDGVRNELTALNPLKKNLFKMSETERRRLGIKNLPEDLKKAIEYFVDSPLMKEALGDELFEKYIEAKEREWDEYKMKVTAWELEKYLPII; via the coding sequence ATGTATACCCGTGAAGACATTTTACAATTAGCTAAAGACAATGATGTTAGGTATGTTAGATTACAGTTTACCGATATGTTAGGTACGGTAAAGAACGTTGAGATTCCAGTGACCAATTTACATAAGGCACTCGATAATGATGTGATGTTCGATGGTTCATCGATCAAAGGCTTCGTTCGTATTGATGAAGCAGACATGTATTTATACCCAGATTTAAATACGTGGTTGGTACTTGAATGGGAAAAACCCCCATTTGGAAAAGTGGCTCGTTTGATTTGTGATGTATATAAATCCGATAGAACCCCTTATGAAGCTGACCCACGTTTTGTATTAAAGAAAAACCTCGCCGAATTAAAAAAACTCGGCTTTGACAAGTTCAACGTTGGCGTTGAACCTGAGTTCTTCTTATTTAAGTTAGACGCTCATGGCAAACCAACAATGGAATTCTCGGATATGGGCGGATATTTCGATTTATCTCCAATCGATGGGTCTGAAGACGTCCGTAGGGATATTGTATTAGAACTTCAAAAGATGGGCTTTGAAATGGAAGTATCACACCATGAGGTTGCGTATGGCCAACATGAAATCAACTTCCATTTTGACAATGCATTAGAAGCTTGTGATAACATTCAAACCTTTAAAGTATTGGTCAAGAATGTCGCGAGACGCCATGGCTATCACGCCACATTCATGCCAAAACCAGTTCAAGGCATCAACGGTTCAGGGATGCACTCTAACTTATCCATCTCCGATAAAGATGGAAAGAATGTATTCTATGATCCATCCGTTGAAAATGGCTTGAGTAAGACAGCACTTCATTTCATCGCTGGTGTGATGAAACATGCCCAAGAATTTGGATTAGTTACCAACCCAATCGTGAACTCATACAAACGTTTGGTTCCTGGTTATGAAGCACCTGTATATATCGCTTGGAGTGATTCGAATAGAAGTACCATGATTCGTATCCCTGCGGCTAGAGGTAAAGGCCAACGAATTGAAGTTCGTTCTGTTGACCCAGCTGCAAACCCATATCTCGCGATGGCGGTATTGTTAGCCTCTGGTTTGGATGGCGTACGCAATGAACTCACAGCTTTAAACCCACTCAAGAAGAACTTGTTTAAGATGTCTGAAACCGAACGTCGTCGTTTAGGCATTAAGAACCTACCAGAAGATTTAAAGAAAGCCATTGAATACTTTGTCGATTCACCACTCATGAAAGAAGCGTTAGGCGATGAATTGTTTGAAAAATACATCGAAGCCAAAGAACGTGAATGGGACGAATACAAGATGAAAGTGACCGCTTGGGAATTAGAAAAGTATTTACCAATCATCTAA